One genomic window of Haloferax mediterranei ATCC 33500 includes the following:
- a CDS encoding CDP-2,3-bis-(O-geranylgeranyl)-sn-glycerol synthase, whose product MVVSLVVTAFWAMLPAYVPNNAAVLAGGGRPIDGGRTWGGSRVLGDGKTWRGTAAGTLAGTALALALNAAEPAVSGAVGTDLPTFPVVAGFGLALGAMLGDIGASFLKRRTGRERGAAFPGLDQLDFVVGALVLAYITAPGWFTATFTLPVLAVVLVMTPVLHVVTNVAAYLLGFKNEPW is encoded by the coding sequence ATGGTCGTCTCTCTCGTCGTTACTGCCTTCTGGGCGATGTTGCCCGCGTATGTGCCGAACAACGCCGCCGTCCTCGCCGGTGGGGGTCGTCCCATCGATGGTGGTCGAACGTGGGGCGGCAGTCGCGTCCTCGGAGACGGAAAGACGTGGCGCGGAACCGCGGCCGGGACGCTCGCCGGAACCGCCCTCGCGCTCGCCCTCAACGCTGCTGAACCGGCCGTCTCGGGCGCGGTCGGCACCGACCTCCCGACGTTCCCCGTCGTCGCCGGGTTCGGTCTCGCCCTCGGTGCGATGCTCGGCGATATCGGCGCGTCGTTCCTGAAGCGCCGGACGGGTCGTGAACGCGGTGCTGCGTTCCCCGGTCTCGACCAACTCGACTTCGTCGTCGGCGCGCTCGTCCTCGCGTACATCACCGCGCCCGGGTGGTTCACGGCGACGTTCACACTCCCCGTGCTCGCCGTCGTTCTCGTCATGACGCCCGTCTTGCACGTCGTCACCAACGTCGCCGCGTATCTGCTTGGATTCAAGAACGAGCCCTGGTAA